TGGAAATGAACAGCAGGGGGAGGACACGAAACCCACGTCTAATCCAATGAGGTCGAGCACAGCTGCCAGAGTGGAGTCTCATTTTCTAGGATTGGAGACAAGGTGGGCGGTCTCAACGTCTTCTGGAGCTTAACAAAGCACGGTCCTGTTAGGGTCGATGTGTATGAAGAAGAGTCATTTTTAGGAGGAGGAATGAAAGGTCTGAGATGAGACAGATGGACCCAATGAGAGAGTCCCTCGAGTTTAGCAGCTGTAGGGGTCACGAGGATTACCTTAAAAGGGCCCTGCCATTTAGGAGAGAGGGGTGAAGGCCAACAATCTGGAGGGGATTAGAAGGACTTGGCCTCCAGTATTGACAGGCAGTGGACAGAAGACAGTGTGTGGCTGCAGTAGAGGTGGTTAGCAAAGTTCCATAGGAGAGAATGGAGGTGGCAAAGTAATATGGTAAGTAGATGGTCTGGGAGGAGAGAGCACTTAGGTGAAAGACCAGGAGTTAGGACTGGATGTCCATAGATGAGTCCAAAGGGTGAGGTGAGAAGAGGTCACTTGGGGAGAGCTTGTAGCCTGAAAAGAGCCAGGCGTAGGAGTTTTACCCAATCAAGGTGAAGTTCCTGTGACAGCTTAGCAAGAGTGGTTTTTAAAGAGTGGTTAGTTCTTTCTACCTTACCTGAAGATTGAGAGTAGTAGGGAATGTTAAAATGCCAGGGGATGTCTAGGGCCTTAAATAGGATTTGAGAAACTTGGGAAGTAAATTCGGAACCATTGTCTGATTGGAGAGAGGCTGACACCAAACCAGTGATGATCTCCTCTGATGATCTCTCAGAGGAAGAGCTCAGAGACTGTCTGAGCCCTTGTGTTAGTTGTGGGAAACGCCTCCACCCACCGTGAGAAGGTGTCCACCAAGACAAGGAGGTACTTGGCAAGTCTGACAGTGGGCATGTAGGTAAATTCAAGTTGCCAGTCAGTTCCAGGAAGGGAACCTCTAGCCTGATGGGTAGGAAAAGGGGTGCTACGATATCTGGAGTTGGAGTCAGACATCTGACAGATTTTACAAGAAGCAGTGATAGATTTCAAGAAATGTTAAGTCCTCAGAAGTAGGCTGTAGGTAGGTCTTAACAAAATAAGACAATGCTGGGCTGTTAGGATGAAAGAGTTGGTGAAGGTAGGGCAGAGTTTGGTGGGTGTCAGGGGGTGAAGGTGGAGATGTGGGTTGTAGTGTAAGAATGTCCTGGGGAGGATGAGACAAGTCTAGGCCCCTAAGGGCCGAAGCTCTAGCTGCCTCATCGGCTCGGTTGTTTCCCTTGGAGACAAATAGAGTCATCCGTCTGGTGGGATCTGCAGTGGACAATCCCAATagctgtggggagatgggaggcctTTAGCATGGCCATAATTTGGCTTGCATTAGTGACTGATCCTCCTTTTGTGGTAAGTAACCCGCACTCCTTCCAGAGAGCAACGTGGGACAGGAGGGTATGGAAAGCATATTTGGGATCTCTGTAGATATTGAGGGATTTTCCCTGTGCCAGTTGAAAGGCTATTAGTTCAGCCTGTTGATTGGTGGTATGAGCAGGAAGGGCCTGTGCCTCCACCACCTCGGTGTCTCTGACACTATGTATGGCATAGCCAGCTCTTCTGGCCCCTTCATGTAAAAAGGAGCTGCCATTTGTATACCAGTTATAGATGACCTGAGGCATTGTGCCCTCCTGTATGTGTGAGGGATGAGGTAATAGTTCCTATAAGGTTTCAGTGCAGGAGTAAGATAGGAAATGGTTAGTATTTGGTCGAGGAAGAAGATTGTAAATATTAAGAGGCAGGCATGATTGGAAAGTGAGTGTGGAGTCTTCTATTAGAGCTACCTGAAGAGAAAGAACCCTGGAGGGAGGTAGAGTCTGTAAGCCTTTATATGTTAGGAGCTGTGACAGGTTATGAGAAGACAGTTATAGGCAACCCAAaggttagtttttttgtttttgtttttgttttgttttgtttgtttgttttgttttttgtttttgactctTGAATATGGAGTTCAGCGGCTGCTAAGGTATGGATACAAGGCGCCCATCCCTGGATGGTTAGATCTAGTTTTTTCAAAAAGTATGCTACGGGTGCAAAAGAGGGTCCCAGTTGATGACCTAAGGCTCCAAAGGCAAATCCCTCTTTTTCAGTTATGTAGAGGGAAAAAGGATGAGTCAGGTCAGGGGGATGTAAGGCTGGGGCCTTAAGGGGAGCCTGTTGGAGCCTTTGAAAGGGCTTGGTAAAAGGTTTGAGAAGAGGTTCCTGGGTGAGGCCTGACGCTGCTTCATATAAGGGacaagaaaggagggaaaaggaaggaacccagGAACATAAAAAACTAGCTATTCCTAGGAATGACaaaatctcttcctttgtagaaggAACAGTTAGAGACCGAATCAGATTCTTTCTAAGGTAATAGCCTTGTGGGTTTGGAGTAATTGTTAGCCCCAAATAGGTGACCTGAGGGGTGGAGAGTTGGACTTTAGAAGGTGAGACCCTGTAGCCTCGACTGGAgaggaaatttagaagagcagaggtATCAGCTTGGCTAATTTCTAGAGAGGGGCTACAGAGAAGGACGTCATCTACGTAAAGTATAATCTTAGATTTAGGGGGAGATAGAGATAGGAAGTCAGAAGCCAGGGCCTGACCAGATAGGTGTGGGCTGTCCCGGAATCCCTGAGGTAGAACAACAGTCCGGGTAAGTTGGGTAGAAAAAATGGATATCAGGATCTGTCCAGGTAAAGACAAATATGTTCTGTGGCTGGGCATCTAGAGGGCTAGAGAAGAATGCATCCTTGAGATCTAGGACTGAGAAATGGGAAGTCCCCAAGGGGATAGTGGAAAGAAGTGTGTAAGGGTTCGCCACAACAGGATGGAGAGGAACCACTGCAAAATTAATGCAcctgaggtcttgaaccaggCGATAGGTAGCATTAGGTTTCTTAACTGCTAGTATAGGGGTGTTAAAGGGGGAAGAGGTGGGGCGAAGGAGTTTTTTTCCTCAAGAGGTCAGAAATGATAGGCTTAAGTCCCCTGAGgctctagagagagagagggcattgAGCTTGGGTGATGTACCTGGTAGAGTCTAGTAATTGGATGGCAACAGGAGAATGGTGTTTAGCAACAGAGGGGTTCTGGACGTCCCAGACTTGGGGGTCTACCTGAGAAGCTGGTAAAGGAAATAACATGGTACTGTTAGTAGGTTGGCTGGCTAAAGAAGGAGCAGAGGAACTGCTGGCGAGCTTGGGTTTAGGTGAATGGGGGGAGCAAAGTAAATAGCAGCTCTCCGCCTAGCCAgaagatcccttcccaataagGCAACAGGACATGTTGGCACTATCAAAGAGAAATGGGTGAAAGGTACACCCCTAAAAATGCAACTAAGTGGTAGGGTCTAGTAAGGGAAGTAAGGCTGTCCCCCTACCCTGACAATAGGAAAGTGAGGAGAAGTGGGCTCCCAAAACTCTGTCAGGACCGAGTAAGTGGCTCCAGTATCCAAGGGGAAAGAGATGGGCCACCCACATACCATGATATCTACCCGGGGCTCCCTGTAGTGATGGCAGTGGTCGGGTCAGGAGAGCTCAGGCCTCCTCATCAGCCATCGCCAAGCCTAGGAGATCAGCTTGGGGGTTATGTGAGAGTGATGTCCCTCTGTTCTGCATAACATGAGGGCAATTGACAGCCCAATGTCCCTCTTAATGGCACCAAGGGCATGGCCTCCTTGGCTTGTGGAAGTTAGGGCAGATTTTTGCCCAGTGATCTTGTTGACCACATTTGTAGCAGGTACCTGGTGGTCTCTGAGTCTTAGAAGACCAGGAGTCCGGGGCAGTGGCTGGGGCTGGTTTTGCCAGCctatggtatttttgtttgtgggCATTCTTATCTCTCTCATGGTACACCTTGAAGGCCAGTGCTAAAacttcttcctgtggagttaggGGTCCCCTCTCCAGCTTTTTAAGTTTAGTTTTTATGTCGGGGTAGCTCTGGGAAAAGAAGTAGGTCATCAGAAGTTGCTTACCTTTGGGTTTCCAGGGTCCAGATTGGTTTACTGTAATTAACACTTTGTGAGGCGTTCTAAAATTTGAGATGGATTTTCCTGCTTGTCCTGGACAACCTCttggagtttttcaaaatttactgGCTTTAAggctgcctttcttttttttggggggggggtgaggggcgtgggttgtcgagacagggtttctctgtgtagccctggctgtcctggaactcactctgtagacctggctggccttgaactcagaaatcctccggcctctgcctcccaagtgctgggactaaaggcgtgcgccaccactgcccagctaaggctGCCTTTCTTAGGCCTGCCAATAGGCATGATATAAACCTGTCTCGGCTAAAACACCACCTGCGGAATTATAATTCCATCAAGGATCCTGGTCAAGCACTGTTTCTGATCTGATTGGATATGCTCTATCTGTTTGATGAATTTCGTCTGCATGCATTTTCGCTTGCTCCCATACTCGCCTGCATTCCTCAGGAAGTAAGTTATTAGTAAGTATCATATGTACATCGTGGAAAGTCAAGCTGTAAGACTGAGTAATGTATTGAAACTCTTTAAAAAAGGTGGAGTAGTTAGAGGTATAAGAACCCAGTCTACtttctatttgagaaagttcACTCACTGAGAAAGGAACATgtactctgacaaggccatctaaCCCAGCAACTTCTCTCAGAGGAAGGACTGATGCTGGGTCAGGAGTCCCTGGGGGAGAAGGACTTGGGTTTGGCTATGTCCTTAGAGCATGTGAAGGAAGGGGTGAAGGCAGGTGCCAATGTAGGGCGTTTAGAGCGACCTGCAGCTGgcacagaagagagggaggggtctGGAGAGGTAGAGCTAGCAGGCTCTGGGGTATCCTGGtgagaaggagaaactgaggcaacaGTTTGGGTTTTAAGTGGTGTGGAAACAGGTCTGCGGCAGAAAGGGGGTGGTTTGTTAGCGGGATCTAGCATTGTCTGGCGGAGGTTGTGTGGGTTTCATGGCTAAGAGAAATCAAGGAAAGCACATGGAGGGATTGGAGTGTAGACAGAGGAATGCTTGGACATGGGGAACCTCTTTCCATTTACCAGTTCGCTGGCAGCATGTATTAAGATCCCTTAAAATAATTGGATCTAGGGTTGCATTAAGTGGTCATTTGGAACTCTTGTCTAGCTGGTACTGAATCCAGACCTTATTGCAGAGGTATATTAATTTTGATGTCTTCAAGTCACATGTTAACTTCAAATATTTGAGATTTTCCAGGAGACATCACAGTGGAGTACCTGAAGGTATATTCGAAGACATCAAAGCACCCATTGGGGGTTTGTTGGATTATTCATTCTCGAGAACAATTCAACAACCAAAAAGAAAtcagccaggctacacagtaaGTCCAGGACTTACTAGAAAGGACTCTGCCCTGGGCCCAGAGTTTTCTTAGAAGGCTGCAAGAGCCCTGAGGGGGAGGGGAACGAGAGCCACTTTGGAGGGATATGGTCACCCAAAGGGTTGATGTCCTAACTCCTATGTCAGCTGGGAGACGTGGCTACAAAATGCCAACAGAAAAAGCTGGCCAGGCTCTATCTTGGGAATTAGGGGCCCTCCTGCTGACCGACCTTAACAATCAATATGTCGGTGTCTGTGTGGGAATTCTAGCAAACTGGTAAATGGAAACGTGTAACTTGAGTGGTTGGTGTGGACCCGGCAGAAGCTAGTCCCACAGGGTGGGCCAGGGTGGCATAGCTCACGTGGTAGAAGTCTGTGAGTCTCATAGCAGTCGTGGCCGCAGCAGCCATGGCCTGCAGCAGCACTGACAATCCACGTGGTGAATGATGGCAGGTGTCAGCGGATGGAGTCCACGCAGTATAGCAGTGGCTACAGGCAGTGTTGGCCGTCCATGTGACATTGGTTCTCCGGGTCAGTGGTGGCTTCACTGTCACACTGGGTGCCGCTTGAGCTCCACAGCTGTCCTGCATAATCACCAAATGATGTATTAGAATAGCAGCTCTCGGCTAATCATAGCACACCAGGTCAAAGCAGTTCCACctgtaagaggtttattgggagagagaggggcaaggtggtgaagaaaagagaagggaggagcgAGATAAGGGAGGCCTTTTCTATGTATGGGTGGTGAGACACAACTCAGGTAaaagtgggaggtgagccaaatggattctgggaatatggtggctgttgccttggcaacaggtctgCTGGTCCCtcctatgtgatgtcacaggcTTCAGAGGTACTGATACCAATGTTTCTTCTTCCAGTACCTGCAAGCTTCTTTCAGAATTCCAAGGTCCTGTAGTATTCACAGGCAATAATACAAAAGCTGTTTGATAGCCCACCATAACAGACATGCCAGATTACAACACATTAACACAACTGGAAATCAATACAACTTAAATACAACATTAAATACTTATGgaagaaaaagtaattttaacatgATCAATCAATAACAGATTTGGAGTCTTAACACATACACTAACATTTGTTTGAAATCCAGATCCTGTCCCAATTTTATCTACTGCTAACATATCATCATAGAGAACTACAGCTGACTTTCAAATGTCTCTAAAAATGTCCAGAAACAGCCTTCCAAATGAAGACTGTTATTTCCAATATTGGATTAATTTctagaccagtccatgattgagtcagaataactggtcacattaaaggaaagaaaagagtcattataggctgggcgtggtggcgcatgcctttaatcccagcactcgggaggcagaggcaggcggatttctgagttcgaggccagcctggtctacagagtgagttccaggacagccagggctacacagagaaaccctgtctcgaaaaaccaaaaaaaaaaaaaaaaaaagagagagagagtcattatAACTCTTATTAAGTTTTTAAAGGTGGTTTCCAGTCTCCATGTTCTCGTTCTCTATCCTACAAAGTCTAAAAGCTTGAGGCAAAGCAACTTGTACAATCTGGGATATAGGCAAGCAAAAGTGGATCAGGAACATATGCTCAAAACAGCTTCCCAG
Above is a window of Mus musculus strain C57BL/6J chromosome 13, GRCm38.p6 C57BL/6J DNA encoding:
- the 1700029F12Rik gene encoding uncharacterized protein LOC66479 isoform X1, translated to MSSRQESDIGHDWDVSSDRNLTSGHDKEDSCGAQAAPSVTVKPPLTRRTNVTWTANTACSHCYTAWTPSADTCHHSPRGLSVLLQAMAAAATTAMRLTDFYHDRALLSSRRR
- the 1700029F12Rik gene encoding uncharacterized protein LOC66479 isoform 2 (isoform 2 is encoded by transcript variant 2) → MSSRQESDIGHDWDVSSDRNLTSGHDKEDSCGAQAAPSVTVKPPLTRRTNVTWTANTACSHCYTAWTPSADTCHHSPRGLSVLLQAMAAAATTAMRLTDFYHDYQPLSTEDQLSTEEPDANVYQVDPDGESQLHPKTDDAPRQQEAA
- the 1700029F12Rik gene encoding uncharacterized protein LOC66479 isoform 3 (isoform 3 is encoded by transcript variant 3); the protein is MSSRQESDIGHDWDDSCGAQAAPSVTVKPPLTRRTNVTWTANTACSHCYTAWTPSADTCHHSPRGLSVLLQAMAAAATTAMRLTDFYHLLLQDYQPLSTEDQLSTEEPDANVYQVDPDGESQLHPKTDDAPRQQEAA